A window of Caldisalinibacter kiritimatiensis genomic DNA:
ATTTTTTAAAAACTTTAATGCTGTTTCTATACTACTTTCAATTATCATAAGTGACTCCATATCTAAATCTGATGTATCTTCTGATATCATCACTGTCTTATATGGAGTTTCATTTGGTTTAACACTTCCAGATAAAGGATGAGTAAGTATTTTACAGCCTTTATGTACTTTATCTCTAACCTTTTTCAAAATATCTATATATGATTCAGGATAATATTCTATATCTATTTTACCTTCATATTTCTCTTTTATTAATGGATTGTTAGTAACTAGTATCCTTCTCATTTTGTCATCCCCTAATCAGGAAAAGGTTTTTATGGTTTCGACATGTTTTCCGGCAATTCGAAATTTTCTGCATATGTAACTCTAAAAAAACAGAGTAAAGACCCCTATTAGGTGCCTTCACTCTGTTTTTAACCTGAGAGATTCTTCTTATACAAGAATTGCTCC
This region includes:
- a CDS encoding GrdX family protein, producing MRRILVTNNPLIKEKYEGKIDIEYYPESYIDILKKVRDKVHKGCKILTHPLSGSVKPNETPYKTVMISEDTSDLDMESLMIIESSIETALKFLKNQKTPEWNERINRDFQVIDLSLIEPTLKDNIK